In one window of Paraflavitalea soli DNA:
- a CDS encoding 3-keto-disaccharide hydrolase, whose protein sequence is MIIHRFCYLTSLLLLAGVVMGQDFKPLFNGRNLEGWHSFLKTKGKDNDPDTVFSVKDGLLRISGKEFGYIVTDRSFANFHLVLEFKWGEKKFPPRENRVRDNGILYYVVQDDKVWPRSIECQIQEGDCGDFWLIDSVTVVIDGVRTASTKNTRAIKKKDNEKPTGEWNRLEIMARDGRCVHIMNGVVVNEGAEASLRSGKILIQSEGAEIYYRKIEINEDPATIKLPPAPRPAARAPVPDVLPGKGLAQHDFLYTGQWDTRKDSQTLSLVQKGKVVWQYAIPNKDRNNILSEFSDIHRLSNGHILYACKTGAAEITAGKKIIWSYECPAGSECHSAQPIGLDKVLLCQNGTPAKVILINKKTGKVEMEQVVPTARPDDPKSVHGQFRQMRMTNEGTYLLPHLNMGKVIEYDKNWQPIWTVDAPSAWAAVRLKNGNTLISGNQHGYVREVNTKGEIVWEVNKDDLPGFPLYTVHQVVRLNNGNTVICNWGGFLRKEDWDKVVQVIEVTPDKKVVWALHQWNNPDLGPSSCIQMLDEKGKDEKGELQR, encoded by the coding sequence ATGATCATACATCGCTTTTGCTATTTGACCAGCTTGTTGCTGTTGGCTGGTGTGGTGATGGGACAAGACTTTAAACCTTTGTTCAACGGCCGTAACCTCGAAGGCTGGCATTCCTTTCTGAAGACCAAAGGGAAGGACAACGATCCCGACACCGTGTTTTCGGTAAAGGACGGTTTATTACGTATTTCCGGAAAAGAGTTTGGTTATATCGTTACAGATCGTTCATTTGCCAATTTTCACCTGGTGTTGGAATTCAAATGGGGAGAAAAGAAGTTTCCTCCCCGCGAAAACAGGGTACGGGACAATGGTATCCTGTACTACGTGGTGCAGGATGATAAGGTTTGGCCGCGCTCCATTGAATGCCAGATACAGGAAGGCGATTGCGGCGATTTCTGGCTCATCGACAGTGTAACCGTAGTCATCGATGGCGTAAGGACTGCTTCCACCAAAAATACACGGGCGATCAAAAAGAAGGACAATGAAAAACCTACAGGAGAGTGGAACCGCCTGGAGATCATGGCCCGGGATGGGCGCTGCGTACATATCATGAATGGGGTAGTAGTGAATGAAGGAGCTGAAGCCAGTTTGCGTAGTGGTAAAATATTGATACAATCCGAAGGGGCCGAGATCTATTACCGGAAGATCGAGATAAACGAAGATCCCGCCACCATAAAATTACCCCCGGCGCCAAGGCCGGCGGCCCGCGCGCCGGTACCCGATGTGCTGCCGGGCAAAGGGTTGGCGCAGCATGATTTTCTGTACACCGGCCAGTGGGATACCCGTAAGGATTCTCAAACCCTGTCCCTGGTACAAAAAGGAAAAGTCGTATGGCAATATGCCATTCCCAATAAAGACCGCAATAATATATTGAGTGAGTTCAGTGATATTCACCGCCTCTCCAACGGTCATATATTGTATGCCTGTAAGACCGGCGCTGCAGAGATAACAGCCGGTAAAAAGATCATATGGAGCTATGAATGCCCAGCGGGATCGGAATGTCATTCGGCCCAGCCCATCGGTCTTGATAAGGTATTACTTTGCCAAAACGGTACACCGGCCAAAGTAATATTGATCAATAAGAAGACCGGAAAGGTAGAAATGGAACAGGTGGTGCCTACCGCCCGCCCCGATGATCCTAAAAGCGTGCATGGCCAGTTTCGCCAGATGCGGATGACCAATGAAGGCACTTACTTATTGCCGCACCTCAATATGGGCAAGGTGATCGAATATGATAAAAATTGGCAACCCATCTGGACAGTAGATGCGCCATCCGCCTGGGCGGCTGTACGACTGAAGAATGGCAATACCCTCATCAGTGGCAACCAGCATGGCTATGTGCGCGAAGTAAACACCAAAGGAGAAATTGTATGGGAGGTGAACAAAGATGACCTGCCCGGTTTTCCCTTGTATACCGTGCACCAGGTGGTGCGGCTCAACAATGGCAATACGGTAATCTGTAACTGGGGCGGTTTCCTGCGCAAGGAAGATTGGGATAAGGTGGTGCAGGTAATTGAAGTAACGCCCGATAAAAAAGTAGTGTGGGCTTTGCACCAGTGGAATAATCCCGACCTGGGCCCCTCTTCCTGCATACAGATGCTCGATGAGAAAGGAAAGGACGAGAAAGGAGAGTTACAACGGTAA
- a CDS encoding SusC/RagA family TonB-linked outer membrane protein, with amino-acid sequence MKFACVSKLLSGWRIRSMHTGIYTRVVCTLLCFLVLWRPVTAQTGAGKTITVKGIVKGAKDAPLGGVSVVSKGQEKATVTLADGSFSITVPANSTLLISYVGYAEQEITTTDKDLLDVVVSLTPGKAAMDEVVVVGYGTRRKSELTGSVASVNEQTIKDIPTQSVASALQGRVAGIDIQKVGGNSKPGAGVSILIRGARSVRASNAPLIVVDGIPFGGSFNDLNQDDITSVEILKDASSTAIYGSRGANGVILISTRRGKNGKAIVSYSGYAGVVKPIGQYHLMGAQEFAELKKWARYFGVWTTGNNPVKKYSGPDDPLLISEAFTNDELEGLKGPGTNWQDLVYKNGMQTDHQLSVYGGTDVTQYAISGGYYKETGVFPGQEFERYTVKLSVDQQLGKVFKIGLNSLNTFSTTLGEGFNPMSQALRASPLVGPYDSDGKLRNDFLPGSQSQVWNPLADFLDGAKSEKRKRLGTFTSAYLDVNLGGLLKGLKYRLNAGTEIRTDVYGSFYASKTTNQMGAQSISNNRTSNLTSWTLENLLTYDNTFFEKHKVNFTGLFSAQQERSNNNEFENRDIVADYLEYYNPEFGFNLTGTGGYSQWGLVSYMGRLNYGYDDRYLVTFTVRSDGSSRLAQGEKWQVFPSAAVAWNIHNEKFFKVNAISSLRLRAGYGKVGNASISPYGTIPRLGSVVYNFGDVLSRGYYQTNVGNNTLTWEYTSTAELGIDFGLLNNRISGNLNFYKAFTDKLLLPKDLPPTNGIQNSVLTNVGKTENQGIEFQISAQNIIPKGRNSFGWSTDLNFSINRGKITQLADGILQDIGNSWFVGQPIGVFYTYQKQGIWQNTKSDSLEAVRLGLTTTGSGSVIGDIRVSDLDNSGTINDLDRKIIGTTQPDWTGGMTNRFTYGGFDLTVVAFARWGYMMSSSLHGGGFVNTFQGTYNNIKTRYWTPTNGENEYPKPNYGRQNPTNLNLLGFFDGSFVKIRTISLGYAVPPTVLKKTGARSIRLYATVKDPFILFSPFRNNPYGGLDPESGGSASSPTTGTGLGVDTPPTWSMLFGINVSF; translated from the coding sequence ATGAAATTTGCTTGCGTTTCTAAGCTATTATCCGGTTGGCGGATAAGATCAATGCACACGGGTATATATACCAGGGTGGTATGTACGCTGCTGTGTTTTCTTGTATTATGGAGACCTGTCACTGCCCAAACGGGCGCGGGTAAAACGATTACCGTGAAGGGCATTGTAAAAGGGGCGAAAGATGCGCCACTGGGTGGCGTAAGTGTCGTGTCGAAGGGCCAGGAAAAAGCCACGGTAACCCTGGCGGATGGCTCTTTCTCGATAACAGTACCCGCCAATTCCACCCTGTTGATATCCTATGTGGGATATGCCGAACAGGAGATCACTACTACAGATAAAGACCTGCTGGATGTGGTAGTGTCGCTTACGCCGGGCAAAGCTGCGATGGATGAAGTGGTGGTGGTGGGTTATGGAACCAGGCGAAAATCGGAATTGACCGGTTCTGTAGCTTCTGTAAATGAACAAACCATTAAAGATATACCAACCCAAAGCGTTGCTTCGGCTTTGCAGGGGCGGGTTGCCGGTATAGACATCCAGAAAGTGGGTGGTAACAGCAAACCCGGTGCAGGGGTGTCCATCCTCATCCGTGGCGCCCGCTCTGTGCGTGCCAGCAATGCACCGCTCATCGTGGTTGATGGTATCCCTTTCGGAGGCAGCTTCAATGACCTCAACCAGGATGATATTACCTCGGTAGAAATATTAAAGGATGCCTCTTCCACAGCCATCTACGGTTCACGTGGCGCCAATGGCGTTATACTGATCAGTACCCGCCGTGGTAAAAATGGCAAGGCCATTGTTTCCTATAGTGGTTATGCCGGTGTGGTGAAGCCGATTGGCCAGTATCACCTCATGGGTGCCCAGGAGTTTGCCGAATTGAAAAAGTGGGCCCGTTATTTTGGTGTATGGACCACAGGCAACAATCCGGTGAAAAAATATTCAGGCCCTGATGACCCCTTGCTTATTTCCGAAGCCTTTACCAATGATGAGCTGGAAGGATTAAAAGGCCCCGGTACCAACTGGCAGGACCTGGTATATAAAAACGGGATGCAGACAGATCACCAATTGAGCGTATATGGTGGAACAGATGTTACACAATATGCCATTTCCGGTGGTTATTACAAGGAAACAGGTGTTTTCCCCGGCCAGGAATTTGAACGTTATACCGTAAAGCTGAGTGTAGATCAGCAGCTGGGTAAAGTTTTCAAGATAGGCTTGAATTCATTGAACACTTTTTCTACCACCCTGGGCGAAGGCTTCAATCCCATGTCACAGGCCTTGCGTGCTTCGCCGCTGGTAGGCCCTTATGACAGCGATGGTAAGTTGCGCAATGACTTCCTGCCCGGCAGCCAAAGCCAGGTATGGAACCCATTGGCCGATTTTCTGGACGGCGCCAAGTCGGAGAAAAGGAAAAGACTGGGAACATTTACTTCCGCCTACCTGGATGTAAACCTGGGTGGCCTGTTAAAAGGGTTGAAGTACCGGTTGAATGCGGGTACTGAGATCAGGACGGATGTATATGGCAGCTTCTATGCCAGCAAGACAACCAACCAGATGGGTGCACAATCTATCTCTAATAACAGGACCAGTAACCTCACGAGCTGGACGCTGGAAAACCTGTTGACCTATGACAATACCTTCTTTGAAAAACACAAGGTGAACTTTACCGGTCTTTTCAGTGCACAGCAGGAGCGATCCAACAACAATGAATTTGAGAACCGCGATATCGTGGCAGATTACCTGGAATACTATAACCCTGAATTTGGTTTCAACCTCACCGGTACCGGTGGGTACTCCCAGTGGGGACTGGTCTCTTACATGGGCCGGTTGAACTATGGTTATGATGACCGTTACCTGGTCACCTTTACCGTGCGGTCAGATGGATCATCCAGGCTGGCCCAAGGCGAGAAATGGCAGGTATTCCCTTCTGCAGCAGTAGCCTGGAATATCCACAACGAAAAGTTTTTCAAGGTAAATGCTATCTCCAGTCTGCGCCTAAGGGCCGGTTATGGTAAGGTAGGTAATGCATCCATCAGCCCTTATGGCACTATTCCCCGCCTGGGCAGTGTAGTGTATAACTTTGGCGATGTGTTGAGCCGTGGCTATTATCAGACCAATGTAGGCAACAATACACTTACCTGGGAATATACCTCTACTGCGGAATTGGGTATCGACTTTGGGTTGCTTAATAATCGTATCTCCGGTAACCTGAACTTCTATAAGGCCTTCACCGATAAATTGCTCCTGCCCAAAGACCTGCCACCTACCAATGGTATCCAGAATTCTGTGTTGACCAATGTAGGTAAAACAGAGAACCAGGGTATTGAGTTCCAGATAAGTGCTCAGAATATCATTCCCAAAGGCAGGAACAGTTTTGGCTGGAGCACCGACCTTAACTTCTCCATCAATCGTGGTAAGATCACCCAACTGGCCGATGGCATTTTGCAGGATATTGGCAATAGCTGGTTTGTTGGTCAGCCTATCGGTGTATTTTATACCTATCAAAAACAAGGTATCTGGCAAAACACCAAATCAGATTCATTGGAAGCAGTTCGTTTAGGCCTCACTACAACCGGGTCTGGCAGTGTGATCGGTGATATCCGTGTATCCGATCTCGACAATAGTGGAACGATCAATGACCTCGACAGGAAGATCATCGGTACTACACAGCCCGACTGGACCGGTGGTATGACCAACCGTTTCACCTATGGTGGATTTGATCTGACAGTCGTTGCGTTTGCAAGATGGGGTTATATGATGAGCAGCTCCCTGCATGGCGGCGGATTTGTCAATACGTTCCAGGGTACTTACAACAATATCAAGACCCGCTATTGGACGCCCACCAATGGCGAAAATGAATATCCCAAACCCAATTATGGCCGTCAGAATCCTACCAACCTCAACCTGCTCGGTTTCTTCGATGGCAGTTTTGTTAAGATCAGGACCATCAGTCTGGGATATGCCGTACCTCCAACGGTGCTGAAGAAAACAGGCGCCCGCAGTATCAGGTTGTATGCTACGGTTAAAGATCCGTTCATTTTGTTCTCGCCTTTCCGCAACAATCCATATGGTGGATTGGATCCTGAATCAGGTGGTAGTGCATCGAGCCCCACTACAGGTACCGGCCTGGGTGTAGACACGCCGCCCACCTGGTCAATGCTGTTTGGCATTAACGTATCCTTCTAA
- a CDS encoding alpha-L-fucosidase produces the protein MIRRFFCLAAASCILSYTSLAQPSAASTKEQRMEWWREARFGMFIHWGVYAVPAGTYNGQKINRIGEWIMNRGKIPVAEYQKFAKDFNPVKYDADAWVRTAKEAGMKYIVITAKHHDGFALFDSKASKWDIVDASPYGKDLLKPLAEACRKYGIKLGFYYSHAQDWNNPGGAAARKVASEGWANPDSARIDAYTAANSGHWDPAQTTKTMAQYIDEVAVPQVKELLTNYGDVAVLWWDTPTGMTDEFAEKLNAELKLQPNIITNDRLKRPNFPGDYTTPEQRIPKVGEMDGKDWETCMTMNGSWGYKSYDNAWKPTATLIQNLIDIASKGGNYLLNIGPKADGTIPAESLERLKQVGDWMKVNGEAIYGTKGSPLKPLTWGRCTQKVEGGNTVLYFSVFEWPANGKLEIPGIKAKVKSAKLLSNGKAVKTSSAGDVLSLTLPAAATDPIASVIKVELKGSL, from the coding sequence ATGATAAGACGCTTTTTTTGCCTGGCTGCCGCTTCCTGTATCCTGTCTTATACCAGCCTGGCACAGCCTTCCGCTGCCTCTACCAAGGAACAACGCATGGAATGGTGGCGCGAAGCCCGCTTTGGCATGTTTATACACTGGGGTGTATATGCAGTTCCTGCCGGCACTTACAACGGACAAAAGATCAACCGCATTGGCGAGTGGATCATGAACCGGGGTAAAATACCCGTAGCGGAATACCAAAAGTTCGCCAAAGACTTCAACCCGGTAAAATATGATGCTGATGCCTGGGTACGCACCGCTAAGGAGGCAGGCATGAAGTATATTGTCATTACTGCCAAGCACCACGATGGTTTTGCGCTGTTCGATAGCAAGGCCAGCAAATGGGATATTGTAGACGCTTCTCCCTATGGTAAGGATCTGCTGAAGCCTTTGGCCGAAGCCTGCCGCAAATACGGCATTAAATTAGGATTCTATTATTCTCATGCACAAGACTGGAATAACCCCGGGGGGGCGGCTGCCCGCAAGGTAGCTTCTGAAGGATGGGCCAATCCCGATTCTGCCCGCATAGATGCTTATACAGCTGCCAATAGCGGTCACTGGGACCCTGCTCAAACTACCAAAACCATGGCGCAGTACATAGATGAGGTAGCTGTACCCCAGGTAAAAGAACTGTTGACCAATTATGGTGATGTGGCCGTCTTGTGGTGGGATACTCCTACAGGCATGACCGATGAATTTGCAGAGAAACTCAATGCAGAACTGAAGCTGCAGCCCAATATCATTACCAATGACCGCCTCAAGCGCCCCAATTTTCCCGGCGACTATACCACTCCCGAGCAACGTATTCCTAAAGTAGGGGAGATGGATGGCAAAGATTGGGAAACCTGTATGACCATGAACGGTTCCTGGGGCTATAAGAGTTATGACAATGCCTGGAAACCAACCGCTACACTGATACAGAACCTCATCGACATCGCTTCCAAAGGAGGGAATTACCTGCTGAATATCGGGCCAAAAGCCGATGGAACGATTCCTGCGGAAAGTCTCGAACGCCTGAAACAGGTAGGTGACTGGATGAAAGTAAATGGCGAAGCTATCTATGGCACCAAGGGTAGCCCGCTGAAGCCGCTTACCTGGGGGCGCTGTACGCAGAAAGTTGAGGGCGGCAATACCGTATTGTACTTCTCTGTATTTGAATGGCCTGCCAATGGCAAGCTGGAGATACCCGGTATCAAAGCAAAAGTGAAGAGTGCGAAATTATTGAGCAACGGAAAAGCCGTAAAGACCAGCAGTGCTGGTGATGTACTTAGCTTAACATTACCCGCAGCAGCTACTGATCCTATTGCATCAGTGATCAAGGTAGAGCTGAAGGGTAGTTTATAA
- a CDS encoding RagB/SusD family nutrient uptake outer membrane protein, with protein sequence MKKIFIYGSMIVAMATASCNKLLEEEPKSILTPEFLSTERGVNAGLEAAYAGMRNYWGNQDLFTMTVIGTDEFQRGIDGNTDINNYASTYTNNNGAVKNIWSNAYRYVNACNGVISFGPKADMDATTRKRLIAEAKFLRAQYYFVLVQFFRDITLYTEFVDQPLTSARRDPLADAYKLIIKDLNEAIVDLPAGPRSSNVQPGRASVAAAKHVLAKVYLAKAGSPVKEATDYEEAYKAAKDLIDKKSTYGLSLLPDFKDVHKEGNENNAEVIWTVQHTTNITYNGPNNSSGADNVLNHMYVGQYDKMGLKRSKEYGRPYIRAVPTTWVLEEAFKDRVNDTRYAKTFQTLWIANSTAKADIEAVKWPDPLPPGAPAGAVAGQPKIKAIGDTAIYMPGTDRTDAQIAAAPYLLIPPRLYDSRIAPTVTKYFDSKKASVNDPSIRPVIVYRFAETYLIAAEAAMMTNRTSEAVNYINAVRERAASAGNVANMRITADVLNTKGIDFILEERTRELLGENLRWWDLVRTGKLLERVKLYNGDAKDNIQEKHILRPISLDQLNRTTTGEPYKNDLYFPAWN encoded by the coding sequence ATGAAAAAGATATTCATATATGGTAGTATGATCGTAGCGATGGCAACAGCCAGCTGCAACAAACTATTGGAAGAAGAACCGAAATCTATTCTCACACCGGAATTCCTGAGTACTGAAAGGGGCGTTAATGCCGGATTGGAAGCTGCTTATGCAGGTATGCGCAATTACTGGGGCAACCAGGACTTATTTACCATGACCGTCATTGGCACCGACGAATTCCAAAGAGGCATAGATGGCAATACAGACATCAACAACTACGCCAGCACCTATACCAATAACAACGGCGCGGTGAAAAATATCTGGAGCAATGCCTACCGCTATGTAAATGCCTGCAATGGCGTGATCTCCTTTGGACCCAAAGCCGACATGGATGCCACTACCCGCAAAAGACTGATTGCTGAAGCCAAATTCCTCCGGGCCCAGTATTATTTTGTGCTGGTGCAATTCTTCCGGGATATTACCCTGTACACCGAATTTGTGGACCAGCCACTAACGAGCGCCAGGCGTGATCCGTTGGCCGATGCCTATAAGCTCATCATTAAAGACCTCAATGAAGCCATCGTAGACCTGCCTGCCGGTCCGCGAAGCAGCAATGTACAGCCCGGAAGGGCCAGTGTAGCAGCAGCCAAACATGTGCTGGCCAAGGTATATCTTGCCAAAGCAGGTTCTCCTGTCAAAGAAGCCACCGATTATGAAGAGGCTTACAAAGCAGCCAAAGACCTGATCGATAAAAAAAGCACTTATGGCCTCAGTCTGCTGCCCGATTTTAAGGATGTACACAAGGAAGGCAATGAGAACAATGCAGAAGTGATCTGGACCGTTCAGCATACCACCAATATTACCTACAACGGCCCCAACAACAGCAGCGGTGCAGACAATGTACTGAACCACATGTATGTGGGCCAGTATGATAAAATGGGCTTAAAAAGAAGCAAGGAATACGGCCGCCCGTATATCCGGGCCGTGCCTACCACCTGGGTATTGGAAGAAGCTTTCAAGGACCGGGTAAATGATACCAGGTATGCCAAAACCTTCCAGACATTGTGGATTGCCAATTCAACGGCCAAAGCAGACATTGAAGCGGTAAAATGGCCCGACCCCTTGCCGCCCGGTGCGCCTGCCGGTGCAGTAGCCGGTCAGCCTAAGATCAAAGCCATTGGCGATACAGCTATCTACATGCCGGGAACCGACAGAACGGATGCACAGATCGCAGCAGCTCCCTACCTGCTGATCCCTCCCAGGTTATATGATTCCCGGATCGCACCTACCGTAACCAAATACTTCGACAGCAAGAAAGCCTCTGTGAACGATCCTTCTATTCGCCCGGTGATCGTATATCGCTTTGCAGAGACCTACCTGATTGCAGCCGAGGCGGCGATGATGACCAATCGTACGAGTGAAGCCGTCAATTATATCAATGCCGTACGGGAAAGAGCCGCCTCTGCAGGTAATGTGGCCAATATGCGCATCACCGCCGATGTACTGAATACCAAAGGCATCGACTTTATCCTGGAGGAGCGCACAAGGGAACTGCTGGGCGAGAACCTGCGTTGGTGGGACCTCGTAAGAACAGGCAAATTGCTGGAAAGAGTGAAGTTGTACAATGGAGATGCCAAGGACAATATCCAGGAAAAACATATCCTGCGGCCGATATCATTGGACCAGCTCAACAGAACAACTACCGGCGAACCGTATAAGAATGATCTTTATTTCCCGGCGTGGAATTAA